A window of Argopecten irradians isolate NY chromosome 1, Ai_NY, whole genome shotgun sequence contains these coding sequences:
- the LOC138331249 gene encoding cryptochrome-1-like isoform X1, with amino-acid sequence MEKQSGKQKVVAIHWFRNGLRIHDNPAICDALENCDEFYPIFIFDGEVSGTKFSGFNRMRFLHESLEDLDNTFKKSGGRLYTFHGQARDVLKGLLQARESCRGDPERGVVRSCIGAYCRTSQEWNVTRLTYEAEVEPIWEARDKEVEELCKEHGIELISRISHTLWDPAQVIEKNGGTPPVTFRHFDLTTQLLGPPDRPIPVPDLSIVNKPVPNNFDEKFALPSVKDLGYEPECKEQMERINDWLGGETKALQLLEERLKNERKPMTDKIMLPNQFLPDLIGPPTSMSPHLRFGCVSVRFFYWGIHDLYKEVRQSRLLYNTELSLCRIGFVVAMEYKNKTFCPKQ; translated from the exons ATGGAGAAGCAATCAGGAAAACAGAAAGTCGTGGCTATTCATTGGTTCAGGAATGGACTTCGTATCCATGACAACCCAGCCATCTGTGATGCATTAGAAaactgtgatgagttttacccCATCTTTATATTTGATGGAGAAGTGTCAG GAACCAAATTTTCTGGATTCAACCGTATGCGCTTTTTACATGAAAGTCTTGAGGATCTAGACAATACTTTTAAAAAGAGTGGAGGCCGATTATACACCTTTCACGGGCAGGCAAGGGATGTATTGAAAGGTTTGCTACAG GCCAGGGAGTCATGCAGAGGTGACCCAGAACGaggagttgttagatcttgtattggagcgtattGTAGAACATCGCAG GAGTGGAATGTGACCCGCCTGACATACGAGGCAGAGGTAGAACCTATATGGGAGGCTCGTGACAAAGAGGTGGAGGAACTTTGTAAGGAGCATGGTATCGAACTTATCTCCAGGATCTCTCATACATTGTGGGACCCAGCTCA GGTTATAGAAAAGAATGGCGGTACTCCACCAGTCACCTTCCGACATTTTGATCTGACCACCCAACTGCTTGGCCCACCAGACCGCCCTATACCAGTCCCTGATCTGAGCATAGTCAACAAACCTGTGCCCAACAACTTTGATGAAAAGTTTGCTCTCCCCAGTGTCAAAGATCTAG GATATGAGCCGGAGTGTAAGGAACAGATGGAGCGTATCAATGATTGGTTGGGGGGTGAGACAAAGGCGCTACAGCTGCTGGAGGAACGACTCAAGAATGAGAGGAAG CCTATGACAGATAAGATCATGCTGCCTAATCAGTTTTTACCAGACCTAATTGGTCCTCCAACTAGCATGAGTCCCCATCTACGGTTTGGCTGTGTATCAGTGCGCTTTTTCTACTGGGGCATACATGACCTATACAAGGAGGTAAGGCAGTCAAGACTACTGTATAACACTGAATTATCACTGTGTAGAATTGGGTTTGTGGTTGCTAtggaatataaaaacaaaacattttgccCAAAACAATAG
- the LOC138331249 gene encoding cryptochrome-1-like isoform X2: MEKQSGKQKVVAIHWFRNGLRIHDNPAICDALENCDEFYPIFIFDGEVSGTKFSGFNRMRFLHESLEDLDNTFKKSGGRLYTFHGQARDVLKGLLQEWNVTRLTYEAEVEPIWEARDKEVEELCKEHGIELISRISHTLWDPAQVIEKNGGTPPVTFRHFDLTTQLLGPPDRPIPVPDLSIVNKPVPNNFDEKFALPSVKDLGYEPECKEQMERINDWLGGETKALQLLEERLKNERKPMTDKIMLPNQFLPDLIGPPTSMSPHLRFGCVSVRFFYWGIHDLYKEVRQSRLLYNTELSLCRIGFVVAMEYKNKTFCPKQ, from the exons ATGGAGAAGCAATCAGGAAAACAGAAAGTCGTGGCTATTCATTGGTTCAGGAATGGACTTCGTATCCATGACAACCCAGCCATCTGTGATGCATTAGAAaactgtgatgagttttacccCATCTTTATATTTGATGGAGAAGTGTCAG GAACCAAATTTTCTGGATTCAACCGTATGCGCTTTTTACATGAAAGTCTTGAGGATCTAGACAATACTTTTAAAAAGAGTGGAGGCCGATTATACACCTTTCACGGGCAGGCAAGGGATGTATTGAAAGGTTTGCTACAG GAGTGGAATGTGACCCGCCTGACATACGAGGCAGAGGTAGAACCTATATGGGAGGCTCGTGACAAAGAGGTGGAGGAACTTTGTAAGGAGCATGGTATCGAACTTATCTCCAGGATCTCTCATACATTGTGGGACCCAGCTCA GGTTATAGAAAAGAATGGCGGTACTCCACCAGTCACCTTCCGACATTTTGATCTGACCACCCAACTGCTTGGCCCACCAGACCGCCCTATACCAGTCCCTGATCTGAGCATAGTCAACAAACCTGTGCCCAACAACTTTGATGAAAAGTTTGCTCTCCCCAGTGTCAAAGATCTAG GATATGAGCCGGAGTGTAAGGAACAGATGGAGCGTATCAATGATTGGTTGGGGGGTGAGACAAAGGCGCTACAGCTGCTGGAGGAACGACTCAAGAATGAGAGGAAG CCTATGACAGATAAGATCATGCTGCCTAATCAGTTTTTACCAGACCTAATTGGTCCTCCAACTAGCATGAGTCCCCATCTACGGTTTGGCTGTGTATCAGTGCGCTTTTTCTACTGGGGCATACATGACCTATACAAGGAGGTAAGGCAGTCAAGACTACTGTATAACACTGAATTATCACTGTGTAGAATTGGGTTTGTGGTTGCTAtggaatataaaaacaaaacattttgccCAAAACAATAG